The Thamnophis elegans isolate rThaEle1 chromosome Z, rThaEle1.pri, whole genome shotgun sequence genome contains a region encoding:
- the GNB2 gene encoding guanine nucleotide-binding protein G(I)/G(S)/G(T) subunit beta-2 → MSELEQLRQEAEQLRNQIRDARKACGDSTLTQITAGLDPVGRIQMRTRRTLRGHLAKIYAMHWGTDSRLLVSASQDGKLIIWDSYTTNKVHAIPLRSSWVMTCAYAPSGNYVACGGLDNICSIYSLKTREGNVRVSRELPGHTGYLSCCRFLTDNQIITSSGDTTCALWDIETGQQTTTFTGHSGDVMSLSLSPDMRCFVSGACDASVKLWDIRDSMCRQTFTGHESDINAVCFFPNGNAFTTGSDDATCRLFDLRADQELMLYSHDNIICGITSVAFSRSGRLLLAGYDDFNCNIWDSMKGDRAGVLAGHDNRVSCLGVTDDGMAVATGSWDSFLKVWN, encoded by the exons ATGAGTGAACTAGAGCAGTTGAGGCAGGAAGCGGAGCAGCTGCGGAACCAGATCAGG GACGCCAGGAAAGCATGTGGCGATTCCACGCTGACCCAG atcaccGCTGGCCTCGATCCGGTGGGCCGGATCCAGATGCGAACGAGGCGGACGCTGCGGGGTCACCTGGCCAAGATCTATGCCATGCACTGGGGAACAGACTCCAG GCTTTTGGTTAGCGCCTCTCAAGACGGGAAGCTGATCATCTGGGACAGCTACACCACCAACAAG GTTCACGCCATTCCTCTGAGGTCGTCCTGGGTGATGACCTGTGCCTACGCTCCCTCCGGGAATTACGTGGCCTGCGGCGGGCTGGACAACATTTGCTCCATCTACAGCCTCAAAACCCGCGAAGGGAACGTCCGCGTCAGCCGGGAGCTGCCGGGACACACGG GGTACCTCTCCTGCTGCCGGTTCCTGACCGATAACCAGATCATCACCAGTTCGGGAGACACAACCTG CGCCTTGTGGGACATCGAGACGGGCCAGCAAACCACCACCTTCACAGGCCACAGTGGGGACGTGATGTCCCTCTCGCTCTCCCCCGACATGCGCTGCTTTGTCTCGGGCGCGTGCGATGCTTCCGTCAAGCTGTGGGACATCCGAGACAGCATGTGCCGGCAGACGTTCACGGGACACGAATCCGACATCAACGCTGTCTGT TTCTTCCCCAATGGGAATGCCTTCACCACGGGTTCCGATGATGCCACCTGTCGCCTCTTCGACCTGCGTGCCGACCAGGAGCTGATGCTGTACTCGCACGACAACATCATTTGTGGCATCACCTCGGTTGCCTTCTCCCGCAGCGGACGCCTCCTGCTGGCCGGCTACGATGACTTCAACTGCAACATCTGGGACTCCATGAAGGGCGACCGGGCAG GGGTCCTCGCTGGCCACGACAACCGGGTCAGCTGCCTCGGAGTGACAGACGACGGTATGGCCGTAGCTACCGGCTCCTGGGACAGCTTCTTGAAAGTCTGGAACTGA
- the POP7 gene encoding ribonuclease P protein subunit p20: MAEPGPPSEPERALRRRLPRRLPRRRSDIYVNMKTDFRAQLSRCQKLLAPGGGCAELCIHGLGLAINRAINIALQLEATGGGALRLAANTSTVQLTDTAEPEGDQEEPLARARHNSAIHIRVLRAAPE; encoded by the coding sequence ATGGCTGAGCCGGGCCCCCCGAGTGAGCCGGAGCGGGCCCTTCGACGACGCCTGCCCCGCCGCCTTCCCCGTCGCCGCAGCGACATCTACGTGAACATGAAGACGGACTTCCGGGCGCAGCTGAGCCGCTGCCAGAAGCTGCTGGCGCCCGGCGGGGGCTGCGCCGAGCTCTGCATCCACGGGCTGGGCCTGGCCATCAACCGCGCCATCAACATCGCCCTGCAGCTGGAGGCCACGGGCGGCGGCGCCCTCCGCCTGGCCGCCAACACCTCCACCGTCCAGCTGACCGACACCGCCGAGCCCGAGGGCGACCAGGAGGAGCCGCTGGCCCGCGCCCGGCACAACTCCGCCATCCACATCCGCGTCCTGCGGGCAGCCCCCGAGTAG